DNA sequence from the Tissierella sp. MB52-C2 genome:
TAGGATTAAATACATGGACATGGAATCACCTTTACTATTTCCCATTATCCCACCTAGACCTGAGCTTTGGAAAGCTCCTATGGTTTCTACCCCATCTATTTTTATAATCCTATCTAGTACTGTATCTGACATATTTATCAAATCTTCATGAGTACTACCCTCTGGCATCTCTACAGATAAAGACATTTGAGGAGTTTCCATTTCTGGTATGAAAGCTGTACCCATGTTCATTGCCATAACTCCGCTAAGGGCTAATAATCCAACTACTGCTGACATTACAATAATCTTATACTTTAATGACCATCTTAAGATTCCTTCATATACATTAATAAATTTATTAAATAGTTTATCTTCTTTTTCCTTAGTATTTTTTAACATAGTTGATGCCATAGCAGGTACTAAAGTTAAAGCTACTATAAGACTGGCAAATAAGGAGTATGCTATGGTTAAACCCATATCAGTAAACAATTCCTTAGATATTCCTTTAGTAAACACTATAGGTAGAAATACACAGGCCGTTGTTAAGGTAGATGCAAATATGGCTCCTGCCACTTCCCTAGCCCCTTCTATTGCTGCCTTTATAGGAGACATTCCTTCATTTCGGAGTCTATATATATTTTCAATTACAACTATGGAGTTATCAACTAGCATACCTACTCCAAGGGCTAAACCTGCTAATGATATAATATTTATAGTAACTCCTGTAAAATACATCATTGCAATAGCAAATATTATACTTATTGGAATAGATACTGCTATTATAAATGTTGGCTTTATATCCCTTAAGAATATTAAAAGTATTACTATGGCAAGTATTCCACCATAAATTAAATTATCTAATACTGAGTCTACAACCACATCTATATAGACCCCTTGATCCATTAAGGCTGTAAAGTTTAGACCTTCATTTTCTTTAGATAAGTCTTCCATCTTTTTCCCTATGTTTTTTGATACTTCTGCTGTGGAAAAATTACTTTGTTTTTGGAAATTTATAATTACTGCATTATTACCATTTACCTTTGCATATATATCATCTCTATTATCTTTGTAATCAACATCTGCCACATCTTTTAAATAGACTTTGCCTACGCCTTCCTCTCCTGTATCAAATAATAATAAATTCTTCATTTCATCTAAATCTTTTATCTTATCTCCAACTTTAACTAGATAATCTGTACCCTCTTCATTTACATATCCAGCAGGCATGGAGAAATTTTGTGCCCCAAGAATACCTGAAATCATCTTCTTAGTTATTACACCTTCTAAGGAGGCTTTCTTAAAGGCATCCTTCCTTGCACTTTCAAACTCATCTATCTTATTATTTAAAGTTTTTTCTCCTTCATTTAATTGAGACTTTGCCTTATTCATTTCAGTGTTTAAGATTTCCTTACCCTTTACAATTTGTTCTTCTTGTAAGCTCAATTCTTTATTTTTAGCTTCTAAGTTAGATTTTTCTTCTTCTAATTCTTCTATTTTAGAATTAACAACACTTAAAGCTCCCTTTGTTTCAAATATTAACTTTTCATCTTTTTCATCTATTTGTTCCAAGGCTTTTTCAAGATTATTTTTATTTTCCTTTAACTCCACTAATCCTTTGTCTATTTGCTCTATTCCTTGAAGTATTTGTGACTTGCCACTTGTTAGAGCTTTTTCTCCTTCTACTAATTTATCTTTTTGTTTCTTTTCTTCTGCTGCTAATTTACTCTTACCATCTGCTATTTCTTTTTTAGCTTTCTCCAGTTGTTCTCCTACTTCACCAAGTTTATTGTCTACTTTATCTAGAATCTTTTTATTTAGACTCTCTATTTTATCTGGATTAATATATACTTCAATATTTTCTTCAACAAGTCCTACTGCTGAAACAGAGGCAACTCCATTTATACCTTCTAGTTCAGGAATTATTCTCTGGCTCATAAGATTAGAAATCTGAGATACATCCATTCCTTCTACATCTACTGATGACACCATTACCGGAAGCATATCTGGATTTAATCTTATTATCATAGGTGAGCCTATGGAATCATTCCATGCCCCTTTAATCATATCAAGATTTCCATTGATTTCTATAATGGCAGAGTCCATATTCACATCATTGTTAAACTCCATTATAACTACTGATGAATTTTCCTGTGATATTGAACTAATATTTTTTATATTGCTTGTGGTGGCTACTATCTGCTCTATGGGTTTAGTAACTACCATTTCTACCTCCTCCGGACTGGCTCCAGGGTATGTAGTCATAACTACTAAATAAGGTAAATTTATACTAGGTAATAAATCAGTTTGTAAATTTATAAAGGATACTCCTCCCAATATAAGTACTAATATTACTGCTACAACTACAGTATAAGGTTTCTTTACACTAAATTTCGATAACATATTATCCTCCCCTATGTATAATCTCTCCGACCGACTGGTCGGTCGTCTATTTAGTATAAGAAATATTATATGATTTGTCAATAAAAAAGATGCACTAGATTAATCTAGTGCATCTTTTTTATATTAGTACCATCCTCTTAATTTCATTACTTCAGCAACTTTTTTAACTGAAATCATATAAGCTGCTTCTCTTACTGTTACATTGTATTCATTTTTAAGTTTCCATATTTCGTTAAATGCTTTAACCATTTCAACTTCTTGCTTCTCTTCAACTTCTTTTTCTGACCAATAATAACCTTGAAGGTTTTGTGCCCACT
Encoded proteins:
- a CDS encoding efflux RND transporter permease subunit, with translation MLSKFSVKKPYTVVVAVILVLILGGVSFINLQTDLLPSINLPYLVVMTTYPGASPEEVEMVVTKPIEQIVATTSNIKNISSISQENSSVVIMEFNNDVNMDSAIIEINGNLDMIKGAWNDSIGSPMIIRLNPDMLPVMVSSVDVEGMDVSQISNLMSQRIIPELEGINGVASVSAVGLVEENIEVYINPDKIESLNKKILDKVDNKLGEVGEQLEKAKKEIADGKSKLAAEEKKQKDKLVEGEKALTSGKSQILQGIEQIDKGLVELKENKNNLEKALEQIDEKDEKLIFETKGALSVVNSKIEELEEEKSNLEAKNKELSLQEEQIVKGKEILNTEMNKAKSQLNEGEKTLNNKIDEFESARKDAFKKASLEGVITKKMISGILGAQNFSMPAGYVNEEGTDYLVKVGDKIKDLDEMKNLLLFDTGEEGVGKVYLKDVADVDYKDNRDDIYAKVNGNNAVIINFQKQSNFSTAEVSKNIGKKMEDLSKENEGLNFTALMDQGVYIDVVVDSVLDNLIYGGILAIVILLIFLRDIKPTFIIAVSIPISIIFAIAMMYFTGVTINIISLAGLALGVGMLVDNSIVVIENIYRLRNEGMSPIKAAIEGAREVAGAIFASTLTTACVFLPIVFTKGISKELFTDMGLTIAYSLFASLIVALTLVPAMASTMLKNTKEKEDKLFNKFINVYEGILRWSLKYKIIVMSAVVGLLALSGVMAMNMGTAFIPEMETPQMSLSVEMPEGSTHEDLINMSDTVLDRIIKIDGVETIGAFQSSGLGGIMGNSKGDSMSMYLILDENKKIKNSQIEKEIEKEIKDLDCKISVSTSNMDMGSMGGSGIEVLVKGRELDTLRDVSLDISKILEETKGTIEVSTGIDENSRETRIIVNKEKAMENGLTVAQVFSEINSLIAKDKSTTTLTLSNRDYPVIVVDGESQKIARDDLEDLSIKVHKDGEEKEIKIGDIAKITEDKGLSSIRRKSQERYVSVKAGIAKDHNIGLVSREFENKIKDYELPEGYSIELTGENERIKDSLRDLIYMTLLAIAFIYLIMVAQFQSLLSPFIVMFTIPLAFTGGLLALALTGGEISLIAMLGFLVLSGVVVNNGIVFVDYTNQLRERGMDKKEALIETGKTRMRPILMTAITTILGLSTLSAGVGVGAEMLQPLAIVAIGGLTYATILTLLVVPVMYDILHKRPIRKFSIEGDE